The segment TCATTGTAATCTAATGCAGAGACTGGTCCCCACTGCCAGTATAAGCTGCTTGCAACCCTTATGCCACTGGGTAGCTGTAACAGATTAAAACACTTGGGTCTTTCCTCCCACTCTGCAGCAAAAGTTCCCCTTGTGAAAGAACAAATGCCAGTGTTAATCCATGGGAGATCACAACTGAGCTGGAAAATAACACGACTATAGGTCTTTAGACatttcacagcaaataaataggtccaggaaaagaagaacaaaaaaagttcAAGCTTGTGTTTGTAGAGACAGTAAACCACCACATTTCTGCAGTCATGTCAGGTAATTCTAGCTGGAAATTGTATATTTAATGATGGCCAACCTTCAGCATTTGACAACAGGCTATTGAAGTCTGTTGAATGGTAAATCACCTCTGTTCATTATCAATAATCCTATTATAATATCTGTAGAAATGTCTAAagttaaaatctcattttattaCTACTATAATGGATCTAATTTGTGAAACATATGAAATGAGGCCATAACTGTACTGAAGGGAGATATATGTGAACCCACTACATTTATATCTACTTCCTAATGGCTTTTGCCCGCATATTTTGAACAGGAGAATGactaaaataaatgcaacttGCATGATTTTGGGGACTGGGTATGGCTTCTAGAAAGGAGACCAACACAATCAGGAAATGGAGTAACCTCCACTAAAAGAAGTCTTGAATTTACATTTATGCATATGGGTATGTAGGTGTTAATCTGTGATTTGCTCCATTCAGCCCTTTCCAATTGCCAGGAAAGCCCGGCTGCACATCCACTGTTATCACTATATACTATTTTTGGCTGCTGAGTACATTTCAAGCCACGTCATCCTTCCACAGCCAACAATGTCACAAAGGGCAGAAACTCCCCTCTCCACTATTCTGTCATCTATCACAGCTCCCATCCCTTGGTGGCACTGCTGCCTCAGCCCTCCCTGCAGAGGGACCTCCAGGAGTTTCTCCCCAACCTTCCCCATTTCCTTGAATGAGTTGCTTTCCAACTGAAGCCTCATGCAGGAGGCTTCATGATAGCATTCAGGGTACATGTCCCAAGGATGCCCAAGCCCATCTTCTGATCCTAGCGCAGAGCAGCTCCGGGTAAGTAATCTCTTGATGAGTGATAGAGTCCTTGTGCTCAATGCCCACAGCTTTTCACAGGTGAGTCATTTATAACAGCATATATTTTCCAACCTAACACTTTGGTAGGTTTCCAATTCTTATCATTGCACGTTGACACTGTGTTGCTGTCTGAGGGGGAAATGTATCATATTTTTCTGATATTGTGCAGCTTTGATTTCCACAGGTTGTTAAAGCCTAGTAAATATTGTAAATGCCACTTCTTGTTTAAGGTTTTTGCTGGCTAGGTGCTATTCAGCTATCTACCTGTTTAGCGTTTTTCTATCTCGAGGTGACATTGCTGAGACAAAtctcatacagaaaaaaaaaagtgtcttcTGGGGTTATGAATCTCTTAAAATATAAGGTTTCCTTGACTGTGCCACTAAAGGACACATCCCACTAAGAGCTGTGACCACTGCTGGTCTGAGCTGGGCATCTTGTGCTGTGCCTTCCTGAAGCTGCTGCCTTTATCAACaagcaattaaatatttattatgccAGAAAGCacgtgtgcatgtgtgtgtgtatgtgtaagACTACAGCAGAGTGATCAGGGCACTCACCTGATAGACAAGAGACCCTATTCCCAGTGACTGCTCCAATGAATATTTAAGTACTTCACATTAAGTATTCATTGGTGCAAGGATTGGAGCAGACCTCTTCCACCCCCCCAAGGGAGCACCCAAACACCAGCCTGCTAAgtcattctttcttttgttgtcccaatgaatatttaattattccAGGCCAAACAAGATGGCTTCAGTGGCAGAGATTGAGATTCCCCACTCTATGTACCATAGGTCTAATTATTGAAGTGTACATACAGTAAATGTGGGTTCATATCCCCTTAGACTTAGAAGCTGAACCCAGATCTCCTGTACTCTGTGTCTTCCAGCTTCTGAGTTGCTGGACAAAAAACAGCAGACCTCCACCATTCTGCCCATGAGTATAACACAGAGAAGGCAGGGATGCTTGTATGACCCTAAGATCAGAGAAAACATTCTCACCAGTGACATGCCATGCCAAAATCCAGCTTATTAATCCCTCAAGAGAATGTATTAGTGCTGAAGATGTTCCTCACTCCACAGCAGTTCCTTCTGTATGTGCTGTATGCCTTCCTGTTCAGTGGTCCAGCAGCTGTGAATGCTATTTTTAAGCATATAATTGTCTTGTGAGCTACGTAGGAAGCATAACTAATCACCAGAAAGCCATTCTGGTAGACTTGATCTGCCCAGCAATGTCACCCCTAAATCCCTCTCTGGACCCAACCACTAGTGGCACCTCTTTCAAGGCCAATGTGATCAGCAGGTGTTTGGTCATGGGAATATCCAGCATGTGATGCATTGGGAAAACTACAGGTTTTTCACTGAGTaggaaaaagacaaatgagGATAAAGGGGAGCAGGGACAattcacagcagaaacaaaataaacataaaggaaataatattcGTGATAATATTCctgaggagaagaaaggaaatgaagaggtGCAGATGAAGGTGTGTAGAGAAGACAGCttcatcttaaaaacaaaacatgcagaaTTTCTGCCACCCACTTATGTCTTCAAAAAGGAGAACAGTTGCCATCTGTTGCTCCACTTTCTGACAACAATGGATGTATCTGAACTGAGATGCATTGGATTCATTTTAGAGTTCGACATTAGGAACACTCTGGCACAGATgagggatttttattattattatttcagctctgctttttgtcaTTTGGCAGAATCCACAGCAATCTGATTTCATTATCAAAGACTGAGTGTGGCTTGCAAGCAGAAAATAGAACAGCAACACAATTGTGATATCGAAACTCAAACAATTACCTTCTCATACCCAATGGGATAGCATCCAAACAAAAGACTGATGAATAGTTACAGTTGTTGAAATGGCAACACTGCATCCAAAACAGAGCTGCTTAGCTCAGAATAACATTTCAAAGATGCTTCCGAAAACATAAAACACGTATTTCAAAtcatatttctgttcttctgacCTAGTCTGTCGAGCAGCCACCTTCAATAACTTCAGTAGCATTGAGAAAGGCTTTCTGAGCACTTTTCTATTACTTTAAGTAAGATTTTTCCTGAGAAGACAGCTTTAGAGTACTGAAGATCTTTGTCAATGAAGGAATGTCTGTATTGCCCTATTATAGGTATTACAGTGATCTAACAGTAAATGCCACATCAGATGTGTTTTGTATCATGCTCTTTGAGGGACATGGTAAAAATACAAGCACAAAACCCCAAAGTTTCACTCAAAATTCATTACTCCAGCTtgaaagccttttcttttgttttttaatcaactCTTCAGACAGATGACAGTAGCTGTCCTCCTTCAATACTGAGGAAAAGGCCACCTGTGGACCAGGATATGGGGGAAAAGCggaaagcagagagaagggtTCGATTTCGTGAGCCAGAAGAAGTCATTGAACATGGTATGTTCAAATTATTAGGACTTCTGCCATGACCTGTCTAGTTCTTAATGTTCACCCTGTCTGTCACATTATCCTACCCCTCCACCAGTTTTATCTGTTATTTTGAGCTGCAGATCCAGTGCAGATATCTTCTGCAGAAGTGCATCTGGTCTATCTGCCTGCCCATCCTAAAGGAGAAAGTCATCTTCAGGCTGCTCTCATGGTGAACTCATGAGCCAGCCCCCACAGGAACCATTGCAGATCATGGGCTTGGCTGAGCATCACCCCAGAACAATGCTCTCATTCACAGAAAAGAGCTCAGACCAAATTTAAACATGCTTGCATAAATCTGGGTAACTAGGATGTAATACCATGCGGGGagctctttttccttgtttttgagTAGTTTTCATGCCAAAAGACAGAAATGCTCTGAGCCTAGCTGACCAATTGGGGTTAAAATCAGCCAGGACATAACTGTAACTGCAAATCAGGGTACTCAAGGAACAAAAGAGCTAACTTGGCCTCTAGACTTCATGAGTCAAAATAACAGACCGCAGATAGATCAGCTGAGGCTGACCTTATGTTGAGGTCTAGCACAAGGATCCAGCTTATGCACAAGCTATATACAACTCATAACCAAGTAAGAATTGTTGCTTTATTCTGGCTTTCACAAACAGACCCAGCTAAGAAAAAATTGTGTTTATTGCTACAGAGCTAAAATTGTACTGTTTTGATATATCAGCCAGCAAAAACACAGGTGACAAATTCCTGTCAACCACCTGTTTGGACTGCTACTCAGCTTCTAAAAACAAGGCTTGGCATCCATTTGCTGTGTTTGTATACAGATCTATTGCTGGCTTAAAAGCATGCATGCTACATCTGGTGCCTTCTAGTGCAGAAGTGAAAGCTGTTTCTTGATAAGGTCGTTGACATGCAGCCTGGACCTTCCTTTCCaaaggaaggagctgcagggacCTGCAAGGACAAAGACTGACTCTTTTttatggaaacagaagaaaagtccCAACTCCTACATAATATTCTGTATTACAAATAGCCTACAGTTTAGATGGTTTGCTGTCTGCCCATACAACATTATTCCTATAAAGGCTGGcaagaaaaaagtttttccaTACTTGGGCCTTTTCATGCTGGATTGCATCTGGGGCCCAGCTGCCAAGCAAAGGCAGTTCCAGGATATTGGACGAAGGTTGTGTCTTACAGTGGGGTTTATTTTCTAAACCTCATTGTTCTCTCAACCTTCTGGTTTATTTCACTTCCCTTCTACAAACGATGCAGAGTAGGAAGAGTTTAGGTGGTTTGTGGTTTCTTTGTGTGCATGTGATATCTCACTCCTGAACTCCCCATAACAGCAAGAAaactctgctaaatcatatatTTTCCCCCCCTCACCTTCTTGAAGTTCACCTGCATGTTTGCATGGTGCAGGTAAATCCTCATCTGGCATAAGTACTTTCAGCAAGATATTGCCCAGTGTCTGTAAGGCAATGGACAACTGCAGACACACCATCCACTGTGTCCACCTCTGCAGACAAGAAATGCCCCCTTTCCACACatctaaaaatgcttttgttctgttttctagtTATTTCCTGCTGTGACTACGTAGCGGGTAAGTCAAAGTTCTACATCATAACTTTGAGCCATCTATGGTACTAACCTGAGTTCCCTTtgcagctgtgggaacacaTTCTGTAAACAGACGCTCCACATACAAACCATTTCATACTGTCAGCAGCTGTTgttcccccccttccctcccccctttttctcAGCATACAAAGCACAAGGTGTTGACGAGGTCTGGTGCAGTACTTTAAACAAGGCATCCAGTAAGACAAATagtggaaacaaaaatgaaatccctgaagctatttttaatttaaatataattaatatattttatggcAATGAAATAGGTACAGGTTTTTCACAAAGATATGGAGGGACAGCACCCCAAGCGAAACAGTAGTTTTCCCTGCTGATTTTCTTACATGGAGAAGAGGTAATTCATTTATACAGAGGCAGCAGggtagaaataataaaaataatattttctttttgtttgcaagGATGTATGTGGCCAACCAGCCTCAgagacaccccccccccccccaaggaAATATGCATACCTGGATATTATTAAGATGTTGATCACTGCTAGAAGACTTGGCCAATATCCAGCCCCTTCTGTATGCAGTGCATTAAGAGGGGAAAACATACCTATATGTACATATGCATACAAACATACAGAGCCATAGTACTGGGAAGccaaaaggaagcaaatgttACCACATCCTAAACTGCTGCAGTTGCCCAGCAAGAGGGTTTGTACATTCACACCAACAGTAGCATCAGCTGAGGGAATTACTAAGCTAGGAACAAGATTCTATGGGGAGGAAGGAGCTTGAAAAGACCAAACAACCCTCAGGCAGCATGGAAACACACAGCTAATATAGAATGTGAAACAAAACCTCCTATTATGCTGGTCCAGTGCTTTTCTCACAGACAATTTCCTTTTATCTTATGTGTAAAGCACATGGCTAGGGCTGATTGTGCTGTTCCAACAGACAATATAACAAATTTAAGATGATTTTCTATTTGTTACTTATAATAAAGCAGATCTGCACCCAAGCACACTTCTGTAGCAGCATGATGAAATTACATAAGCATAGCTCATCACTCCTTTATTTTTGGAACTGTTCGtccatattatttttctatatcCCTGGACTAAGCATGTTCCTGTACTGAGAGGATATAATGAATAGCCaagtttgcattttaaataaccCTAAAATTTGACTTGGAAAGTAACTTTCACAAGAAGGGAAATCATTGTGAATACTTAGTAGTAAAGGGCTGATGTGAAAAGTGATTGAGGATTGCAGTGAAATTTCACCCTTACAAAATATACTCATCAGGTCTTCTGGAAGCTTTATCTGCTTCACGCTCATTCAAGAGCTATACCAGGTAGTCTGGAAAAATCACACAAGGGAAACATCACCTTCCAGATTATAAAACTCTGCAAAAAGCAGGAAGGTGTGAGTAAATTCATAAAAATTATAGAATaccttgagttggaagggacattaaagattgtctagttccaatcccctgaCCTGGGCAGGGTTGTCAGCCACTAAATGAGGCAGTAGATAGTTTTGCCCAGGACCCCACATCCAACCTGGTTTTGAACACTCCACTCATGGGGACaaccacaacttctctgggcaatctgtttcagcacctcagcacCAAGATGGATCCTCAGGGGACACCATTCATCAGTCTTCCTGGCTAAACACCTTCACATAAACCATCCATAGAATAATACCAAATAATCAAACTTATAAAAATTGAGGACTGTTCATGGATAATTTGCAAATAGAAAGGATACACTCAAgtgaataaattatttgctgCAAATAATTCACTCGAATCTATTATGGTACATTGATTTGGTTTCTAGAAGCTATAAAATGACTGCTTATTAACATTTTACCTTTTCCCAATACACTTTCTGATACATTATTATGTGTTTCTGTTAGGTTTTATGACTTTTACCTTCCTCTCTGTACATCTGAATGACAATTTAATGGACAGCTGTGTATTCCAGGGCTGGTGGTAGAAGCTAATTTAAATATGTTATAGCTAATGCTGGTCCTTTAGCCATAATAATCCacacatttttatcttcttattGATTATGTGCATATAGCTTGAAAATAGCTGCACACTATGGGTTTCTATTCAAGCATGAATTTGGTTTTATACTGCATGTTTAATAATCAAAGTGCTTTATAAAATACTAATGGTGCAATGACCACACAGTCAAACACAGCTGCCAGGTTTGAATCAAACTGGATACACACGTATAAAAGCTGAGGCACCTCTAAAGAGCTGTATGAATGTCAGCAAGCTAAATGTAGCCCATTGATTTCCACACGTGTACTACGCCTGACCTACAGCACTTTAAACATCTCTGAATTATATTTTAACaggcaagaaaaatgtttacagTGTCCTTCTATTTAAGAGCAAATGGCTAAGGATGTTCCAGTACAATTAGTACACCTAGCACTTAGAGAGAGGTTAAGCCCATCAGAGCTTCCTGAATGTGCCTCTCACCTAATAGAGCCTCTTCTCAGCACTTAGTGTAATTAGCAGGGACCCAAAACAGGCCAAGTAACAAGAGAAGGGGACAGAAATCTAGATCTTCTCTTTTTATGGAACTTTTGTGTGCATTAAATGATTAGGggagatatttaaaatacaagaacaTTAAGCTAATGTTTAGCTTAAAGGCATAAAAAATAATTGCCAGAAGGAAATTAGAGATTATGCATTAGCTATGGTAATCCTTTTCTTATTGTATATAATTAAACTCTTTAAATGCGCCATTAGATCATCAGCCTGCATCAGGAATGTAACCCACTATCATTTAACTAATACCTACAGAAGGGCTCACTGCCAGATCCCCATGTGCCCTTCTGTTCCCAGAAAAGTGGGACAATGGCATCAGTAGGGCATCAAATTTGGGAAGTGCATGAGATAACACTGAAATaaggctgctttctgtttcctccttACTTGTTTCTAGTAAATGACAGGTCATCACCTGGATTGCCTAAGCTCCTGGGGCTATCATTTTGTGTGATACTGATCCTGGTCGCCAGCCTCTTCTACACCAGCATGAAGCAAGATGCCAAAGTCCTGGAGGAGTTTCAATCCCGACTTGttatcttctttcttcaaataagACACATTGCTCATAAATGCTGGACTTGGTTTACAAGGTAGTATCGAAGTCCTACATCTGCAAGAAGGCAGCAATGATAACCACCATGTGTCAGAGTGAACCTCCCAGCCTACTCAGTCCATATGTAAAGAACGCATGAGTAACCACCttgaagagcaaaaaaaaaaaaaaacaaaaaaacccacccattCTGTGCACTTTCTAGCATctacttcttgttttgtttttttttttttaatatatattttttaatatttctgaatgaTAGTAAAAGCACTAAGAGGACCCACCAAACTGACGTTCCATCATCCTTAACAGCAAACAAGGGTCTGAATTTTGTCCCCGAGAGAGATTATAAACTGCTGGTAGgaggagcagaagcagagagagaaattcATTCATCTGCACATGCAGAAGCACACTGAAGTCTCCTGAGTCTCAGGTCAAAGAATAAACACcaaactatttttcttcccaagccTCCTAAGAGCTATTCTGCAAAATTTAACATAAAGCTGAGCTATTGCACAAACACTGCTCTGGTGGCCAAAGGCATAGCAAGCTGCTATATTTATATACCTGAAACAGTTGCTAGTAAAATCTCAGCAAATGGCTTTCTTGTTTCccttcatgcatttttttcccccttctgcaGGCAAAAGCTGTTCCTTAATGTTTCACACGACTCCCAGGtgtgaaaaataacatgaaaactcatttaaatACTAAGCAGTGCATTTGCCCAACACGATACAGAGCAGCATTGAATCCCAGGTTAATTATCAAATCAGAACTTAATCCTTTAGGTTTGATTCAGTCC is part of the Coturnix japonica isolate 7356 chromosome 5, Coturnix japonica 2.1, whole genome shotgun sequence genome and harbors:
- the C5H14orf180 gene encoding nutritionally-regulated adipose and cardiac enriched protein homolog isoform X1, which gives rise to MSQGCPSPSSDPSAEQLRTDDSSCPPSILRKRPPVDQDMGEKRKAERRVRFREPEEVIEHVISCCDYVAVNDRSSPGLPKLLGLSFCVILILVASLFYTSMKQDAKVLEEFQSRLVIFFLQIRHIAHKCWTWFTR
- the C5H14orf180 gene encoding nutritionally-regulated adipose and cardiac enriched protein homolog isoform X2 codes for the protein MYRKEKTDDSSCPPSILRKRPPVDQDMGEKRKAERRVRFREPEEVIEHVISCCDYVAVNDRSSPGLPKLLGLSFCVILILVASLFYTSMKQDAKVLEEFQSRLVIFFLQIRHIAHKCWTWFTR